The Helicobacter sp. MIT 05-5293 nucleotide sequence AGGCTTTGAAGTATTACAAAAAAGCTTGTGATGCAGGGTTAAATACGGCGTGTAGCTCTTATAATAATGTGCAGCAAAAGATAAAGTAAGTTATGAATGATAATGTTGGCTAAGGATTTTAAAATCTGTAATACACGATGTTTGAAGCATGTTTCATAATCAAAAATAAAAAGCTTTTGTTATGGTTTATGGCGCATCAGGTGTCTTGATAGAATCTAATAAAATATATCGCCTTGTGATACGCAGTTTGTTAGTGCTAGCAGGGTGAGTAACCTCTCCACTTATGTCAAGCAAGATGTTTTGAGAATCTAAAGCAGTCAGTGCAGTATAAAAATGGTAGTTGGATTCAAAGATAAACTCTTGATGGGCGCAAGTAGCTATATCTCGCTCTTTAATACAGAGAATTAGCATAGATTTGAGGCTTTGAGCGTAAAGATTAAGCTGAATCTTGGCGTGGATATTGGATTGAGAGTGAGAAAGATTGAAAGAATGTCGAAGAAAAAAGGTGCAAACAATACCCACAGAAACAATCAAAAACACTGCATAAATCATATAAAATCCCTTGCGGGTAGCTCTCCCTTTCATAACCAATCCACGATTGATTCTAACCAGATTCCACCGCTTTCACAGAGTGAAGTCTGATGAAATGGGTAGCAAAGGGTGAATTCTAAAAAAGATTGCGTATTTTCTCCTAATGTAAAAATATGAGGCGTGATACTAAAGGAAGATACATTAAGAGCGATAGGAGTATCATCAAGCCATAAAATGCGGTCTTTGAACTCGATTTTATGAGGTTGAGAATCCAAAGGCAATGCAATGCGAGGGGTGTGTTCAGGCGTATGATCAAGAGTAAGTGTGTTGGTATTGATATGTGTAATCGTGTAAATATCTTTAGGATTTGGAGCAAAAAATCGCTCTTCAAGGCTAAGCGCAGAGGGTGTGTTTGATATAAGATAGAGTTTTTGATTCTGATGCCAACCATAAAGTGTCTTGAAAGAAAGTGTAGAATCGCTGTGAGAATCAATAGAAAGCGACACTGCAGGCATAAGGATACCATTTTGAATCTGTGCTTGTGTGAATGTTTTGTCTCCTCCGCCGAAGATTTTTTGGCGATCAAAACTTATAAAATAAAGCTGTCCTTGTGAAAACACAGAATCTAGGGGCTTGTTATCAACACTTATAGATTCTGCAAGGGCTGTCTGCATAATATTTTCAAGTTTTAGCAGTGCAATTCTATAATGCTGGTCGTTTATTTTTTGCTGTAAGGCAAGATTTTTGCTCAAATCAAGCAAAATATATCCACATACGACACTAATGATGCCAAGCAACACAATACACACCAAAACTTCAAAGAGCGAGAATGCGCGGTGATGTCGGCAATGTCTCATTGTATGTGGATAGGGATATAAAACACAAAGGTTTCACCAAATCTATGCGTATAAGATAGGGCTTGTGTTTCATAGGTAAGATGAGCAGGCGAAAGAGAAGTGATCATTTGAGTGGAAGAGACGGGAGAAAGAAGTGTGTTTTTGTAAGTTTGGTAGGAAGAAGGACGCGTTTGCAAGTCAGCATTTAAAGTATGGACAAAGCCAAGCGTTAAGATGATTGCACTTGCACAAACGCATATTGCCATTACGGCTTCAAGCATCATAAATGCGGGGTGTTTGGAAGAGTGCTTGATCAGATTCATCAAGAAATATCCACCATATCCACAAAGAGCTCTGTTTCTAAGTAAGCTTTATGGTCTGTGTCGTAAGTGATTTCAAAAATGAGTTTCCAACGTCCTTTCGGAATTTTAAATGCAGAAGAGAGATAGCGTGTGTTTTCTACACCATCGGCGATTAGCTCACCTAAATCTTGCAAAGCATTAGCTTGATGATAAGAATCAAGATAGGCTTTAATGTGAATCTCACTCGGGGATTCTGCTTTTTGCGGGATAAGATTCAAAGCAAGTCTGATATTTTGCTTGTCGATAAAGGCTTGAGTTGGAAACTTTGGATTAAACTTATCACGATGAGGCTTGCTTTGATAAGGCGAAAGGAGATTTGTATCCCTAACTAAGGTTGCATCGCTTGAATCTAAAATATCCAAATACCTATTGAAAGAAGCATCAAAAATATCTTGGTCTATGAGTAATTGATTGATGTTTTCATCAACAATGCGTTTTTTTGTGAAGTAAGCATTATCATCTTGAATGGGGTTTTTAAGTGCAATAGTGATAGATATACTCACCATTATGACACCAAAAATAATTACGCCAATAATCGCGAGAGGCCAATAATTTTTTTGTGTTTGCATAAGAATCTCCTTATTTTTTTCTTGTAATATAAATAAAGCCGATAATGCCAAACATTACAAATAGCATCGCATACATACTAAAGCGGACAAATTCGCGACCCCCTGTCTCGTCTTTGGGAAAATTGTGTTCTAGCTTTTGATTAAAATGTTCAGCGATAAGATCGGCTGCTTCGACATAGCCATTGAGCAAGATTGCTGAAATGCGTTGCGGTGAAAGAATCTCATCTTTTTGTTTGGGCAGTAAAGGCACCATGTATTCAAAAAATACTTTGTTTTCATTAAAGAAGACATTGGGTTCAGAGCTTAGGATATTGATTTTTTGATCATTTTTAAAGAAAAATATTACGCTGTAAGGCTGGGCAAGATTCTGTGTGATAGAAGATTTGTATTGATTACGCGCGAGTTTAGCGTCAGATTGGGCAAATTCGGAAGGGACTTTGTCAATCACAGCAACATAAAGAGAAAATCCTGTTTTGGTAAAAAGCTCATTGGAGAGTTGTTCGATAAAGGCAATTGTTTTAGGCACAAGCAAAGCATCACGATTGTCTAAAACATATGATTTTGTTTCAAGATTCTGACATAAAAGAAAAAGAGGAAGAAAGAAGCTAGCATAAGCTAACTTCTTGAGTAATGCGAAAAACATCGATCTAGATCAAATGTAAGAAAAAATTTGGGACAAAGGGGATAACAATTGTTGCCACAGCAGTGATAACCAATAATGTTCCTAAAAGTTTTTCAATCAATGTAAGATTCATTTTGTTCTCCTTTATTTTGCATCAACGCGATATTTTGCGTTGTCAGTGCTGATTTGTTGAATCGAATCTTTTTGATCGATCTTGTAGTATTGTGTTGCCACTGACTTTTGCGTAAGGATAGCGCAAGTCCCCAATCCTGCTACAATGCTCAATAAGAGCACCACAGCAATAATAAACCCTGTTAAACCATTGAGACCAAATAAACCATTCATTTTAAATTCCTCCCTTATTCATCTTTTGATTCTAATGAACGAATAAACACATTAAGCGCATCTTTTTGGGTTGGCGCAAAATTTGCATAATCAAAAGAAGGCATAATACCTATCATACCTTTTTTGCCCTTATTAAGCACTTCAGAGAGGAACTCGGTTGTGCCGTATTTGGTTAAATCGGGAGCAAAGCCGTCCATTCCTTTACCATCATCGCCATGGCAAGTGGTGCAAGTCATTGTAACAAACAATTCTTTGCCTTTGCTTACTTCTAAAGGATATTTTGTGCTTTTGACTTCAGAAATATCTTGCATTACATACGCAGCAATAGCTTTTGCATCATCATCACTCATTTCAACAGGTATCATTTCGCCTGCAAGGTAATCTAAGCCTTTGCCACCTGTTTTGATGATCTCAACGATGCCATCTTCTTTTGCCCATTTTGTCAAATCTCTTGCTTTTCCGTTCATACCTTCAGCACTCAAACCATGACATTGAGAGCATTGAACTAAGAAAATATTTTTACCCATTTCTTGTTTTTCAGTTTCTGGGAGTTGTTCCCAAACACTCGCATATTTGTCATTATATTTTTGCACTTCTTTGTTGTATTCACCGATTTGTGAATAAGCATTGAGTGGGTATCCTAAAAAGATATACCAAAGTCCCCAAATAAGGACACCTAAGAAACAAGCTGCCCAACCAACAGGTAAATTATTGGCTTGCTCACCTATTCCGTCCCAGCTTTCGCCCATAGTTTCTCCATCTGCCTTGCCATCTCGTATTTTTTTGAGATATACACCCATCACAAAGATAGTGAGCACTAAGATGATAAAAGCACCTAGTAACCCAAGCGTTGTTATATTATCTGACCAGTTCATCTAGTTCCCCTTTATTTAGTTTTATTTCTTGGCTCTATAAGCTCATCGTCAAGATTATCATTTAGGGCAAGGTTGGCATACTTTTCGTAATCTTTAATCCCCTTTCTTTGAGAGGAATAAAGATGATAGATGTATCCATACAAAAAAGCTACCAACAAAAGTGTAACAACCAAATAGATAATCTTTTGATACTCAATTATAGTTTCCATTATACTTGCTGCCCACATTATTGTGCCTGTGTAGCTGTCCTACGAGCTTGACTTAAGCTATTCATATAGGCAATTAATGCAACGATTTCTTTGACTTCGCCTCGTGCAAATGCGTCTTTGACATCTTGGCTTATCATATCATCAACGATTGCTTGAGCTTCTTGCATAAAAAGAGCTTTAGCTTTTGCCATTGATTCTGGAGTTTTGTCAAAACCTTCTGCACCAATTTGAACGCCTCCTTCTACATCATAAGGCACACCAAAAACAACTTTTTGTGTGTATGCTTCAGCAAATGCTGTTTCAAAATTTGCATTTTTGTTATAAAGGTGTTCATAAGCAGGCATAATAGAACCCGGAACACGGGATTTTGGATCTCTCATGTGTCCATCATGCCAGTCTGTGCTTCGGCTATCCCCGATTCTATGCAAATCAGGACCAGTTCTTTTAGAACCCCAAAGGAAAGGTCTATCATAAGCATATTCACCGCTAAGACTATAAGCACCATATCGATCGGTTTCTGCCTTAAAAGGTCTGATAAGCTGTGAATGGCAGTTATAGCAGCCTTCTGAAATATAAACTTGACGCCCTGCTGTTTCGAGCAAACTATAAGGTTTTAATCCCTCAATAGGTTGAGCTTTTTTAGCAAAACCGGGGATTACTTCAACTAGCCCTGCGATTGAAAATACTACAAGGAACGCCACCGCGAAAAAGAATGGATTTTTTTCTAAAAAACTAAACATCTTTATATCCCTCCTTTCTTATATTGCCATTGGAGTAGCATTTTGGGGTTCTTTTTCAAGCACCCTACCTGAAGAGATAGTCATTAAAATATTGTAAATAAACATAATAAATCCTGTCAAATACATAAGCCCACCGATAGCACGAATAAGGTAATAAGGGAAGAGGCTAATTACGGTGTCAATAAAGCTATAAGCCAAGCTACCATATTCATCGACATCTCTCCACATCATACCTTGTGTGATACCTGCAATCCACATACTGGAGAAGTAAAGGATAATACCTGTTGTCATAATCCAGAATTGTGCGTCCATTAATTTTTTGGAGTAAAGCTCTTTTTTGAAGATTCGAGGCACCATATGGAAGCACGCAGCAATAACCATAAAGCCTACCCAACCTAAAGCAGCATCATGAACGTGTCCGATAATCCAATCTGTAAAGTGAGCCAAGCCATTGACTGAACGGATAGATTGAATAGGTCCTTCAAGAGTAGTAAGCATATACCAAGTAGATGCCAAAATCAAGAATTTAATCATCGGAGATTCTTTGATTTGATGCCATTGCCCTCTCATTGTGAGAAGCATATTGATCGCTGTTCCCCAAGAAGGTAAAATCAAGATTACCGAGAATACTGAACCAAGTGTTTGAATCCAGTCAGGTGTTGTAGAATAGATCAAGTGATGCCCACCTGCCCAAATATAGATAAACATCAATCCCCAGAAAGAGAAAAGTGTGAGTTTATAAGAGAAAATAGGTTGCCCAGATTCTTTAGGCAAGAAGTAATAGATTAAACCGATAATTCCTGATGTAAAAACAAACGCAACGGCATTATGCCCCCACCACCATTGCACCATCGCATCATTTGTTCCTGCATAGAACGAAATAGAATGAAAAAAGCTTCCTACACCAGCGATGAAATAGGTAGGAACAGAAAGGTTGTTGAAAATGTAAAGAGCAGAAATACCTATGAAAGTAGCGATAAAATACCACAAAGAAATATAGATTGTTTGCTCGCGTCTTACACCCATACTACCAAAAAGGCTTACGCCCCATAAAACCCATACTACTACAACCATAATGTCTAAAGGCCAAATGAGTTCAGAGTATTCTTTAGATTGAGTTAATCCGCCAAATAGTGAAACAACAGCAAGTGCCATTAAAACGATATAGATCCAAAAATGAGCTAATCCAACCACGCGCAAGAAAGGGTGTTCTTTGTAAGTGATTTTAAGCACTCTTTGTCCAAGATAATACCAAGACGCCCAAATCCCGCTCAATGTGAATCCATAAATGATACCATTGGTGTGAAGAGGTCGAAGCCTTCCAAAAGTCCCATATTCCGAAGCCAAATAGTTTAAATCTGGGAAAGCCATTTGAAATGCGATTACTACACCAATAAGTAGTCCCACAAATCCAAAAGCCATCGCAGAGAAAACAAACAACTTAGCAATTGAGTAATCATACTCGAGTGTATTTGCCTGCATAGATTCTCCTTGTCCTTTTTTGAAATACAAACAAATTTTAATGCCTTTGAAGTTATAGCTACCTTAAAAAATTAGTAAAAGTTAATAAAAAAATAACAAAGCATTGTTTAAGGGGTAAAAAAGTTGCCAAATTGTTTAAAAAAAATATTAATTTTTGTTTTGAAGTAGTAATCCTTTGCATTATCACAATGAGAATCTAGCATATTTGATGCACAAAATATAAGCCATAGAGGTTTTCTTAACTTGGGAGGTATCTTTAGATTCCCACATTTTTGTTTGAAACTTTTATTCATCGGTAAAAGCATTACTTTTTTACCCATATCAGCACAAATCACATCTTCATTAATTTTGTGTGTGATAAAAATACAATGTGTATTATGCGTGATAATCAGTCGGTGTTGGATTTCGCACGAAAAATGTGTGCGGATAATTTCTTGTCGTTGGGATTGTGAAAGCACGCAGCCGAGTTCTTTGGCAATTTTATCAACATGCAGTAGCACAAGATACGCTTTTTTCTCAAGATGTTTCTTGTTAATAGAAAAGATTCTGTATTTTTGGTTTGATTTGTTCAAGTCTTTCCAAGAAAGTTCAAGATATTTTGGCTTAATAAGATTGAGTAGTATATTTTTGTCTTCTTGCAGATACAAGAGGCTTTTTGCAACACCATTAGGAAATGCTTGAATGAAAGGATCGCTGAAGTTTTTTCTGAAAAAATTGCGTTTAAATCGCATATCTTGATTGCTTTCATCTTCAAAAAAAGTTAGCGCATTATCAAAGCAATACTGATAAATATCGTTTTTAGGAATCATTGCTAGGGGTCGGATAATCTTATAATCTCCTTGAGGTGTTTTTCGTTGTGTGTCAAATCCTACTAGATTCCCCAAACCAGCACCTTTTGCAAATTGCATCAGAATCCATTCGAAATGATCATTGAGTTGATGTGCTAGAATGAGATGCGTGTATTGGTGATTGACAATGATTTCATCAAAAAAGGCATAGCGAATCTGTCGTGCTTGAGATTCAAAGTTTGAGGTAAAACCCAAAGGAGCATCTTTGACAAAGCATTTTTTGTGATAAGTTGTGCTTAGTTGTTTTGCATAAGCGACTTCTTGGAGCGACTGTTCTCTTGTGTGATAATTGATGATTGCTATGTCAAAGGGGATATTTAAATGTTGTAAGATAAAAAATAGCCCTACCGAATCTACGCCACCAGAGAATCCTAAAAGATTCTGTGATGTCTTGAGACGATGCGTATCAGCAGAGAGTTTATCGTAAATAGACAATTTGCACCTTTTTTAGTTGATTGGTGCAAATTATAGCTTATTTTTATGTTTAATGTTTGTGAGGATTGCGTGAATGTGGATTCCCTTTGCCACCAATATAGACGATTTGTCCATCAGGGAGAATATCATAAGCTTGACCAAAGCCTTTGACAAACCGACCCTTTTTTGTCTCTAATGCAATTAAATGAAAGTCTGTCATTGTCTTGATTGTCTTGATGCCTCCCGCTCCACCCATGAGAGATTCTAAAGCCTTCAAGGCGTCGTTAAATTCTTGCGTATCACGTTCTACAAATCGTGCGTTTGCTCGGTATCGAAGTCGTTTGCGCAAGATGACAGATTTTGCTTTGCATTCGTCCTCTAAAAACATAATTTCGATTTTTGAGGGGTTTGCTTGGATACTTGAGAAGTGTTCTGCTACCTCGCTGATGTAAATATAAAGCTGATTGTGAATCTGAATCAGTGGTGCGTAAGAGCAAATCGCTTCACCCTCTGCATTAATGCTTGCAATAAGGATAGAACCAAATTCTTTTTTGAAATCTGCGATTTCTGTGGCAATTGCTTGAGTGTCAGGAGCTTTTGCACTTTGACAAAGTTTAATAATAGAATCTTTGAGTGTGTTTTCATCACATTTTTGTGGAAATTCGACACGCAACGAGATGTTGTCATTATAAACAAGATCTAAACCGATAAAATCGACTTTATCCAAACGGACATTCTCCACATGTGTGGCATTGCCAAATTTTTTGCACAAATCAATCATTGCGTCTTGATGATGGGCATTCATATGCTCGATAATATTTTGATAACTCATGAAAAATCCTTGTCAAAATGAAATTTAGAAGATACACCATTAAGGCTATACTCTAGCTTTTCATTAAAGTATAGCCTATTGATGCAATCAAACAACAAATAAGGAAGGAAAAGATGCTTTACTAACCCGACCCAACCCTACCAAAAACTTTGCAAGAATCCAAGATTCTAAAATCCTTAAAGTTTTTTGTTAGCAAATATCTCAAAAACAAGTGTGATTATAATACACAGAAACTTAATCTAATATTAATAAGTATTCTTATTTTGTAAAATGTGCGAAACTTATCCCGGCAGTTTTTATGAATCTTGATTGTTAAGTGATTTGTGTGGGGTGATTATGGAATCTTTAAAGAGTAGTTTGTGTTAGTCTGATAACTAACACAAACTTTTGTATGAAAGTATTTGATTAAAAGAAATGACGGCTTAAAAATTCATTTGTGCTGATAAGTAATATCTTCTCCCTTCACCAATATATCTGTAATGATTGGCGATTTGTTTGCCGCTATCAAAAGTTTTGTAATGAACAAAATTGAGATTGAAAAGGTTATAAATAGCAAAATTGATGCGCAATAATTTTAAAGGCTGATAGTTGATACCTAGATGTGTAAGGAAGACAGGCTTATAGAATTCTCCAAGTGCAGCTGCAGCAGAATTTATAACTTTAGCACTGCCGCGATAGATTCCAGCTTTTATTTCTTCTCGCAGATAAAAGCTTAATTTTTTAATATCATAATGCAAAGAGGCATTAAAATTATGCAAAGGAATATTTGTCAGTCTCTTACCTACAGCTTTGGGATCTAGGGTTTGAGAGATTTTCGTTTGATTGTGCGTGTAAGCACTATTAAAGCTAATTGCTCCATAACCTATGCCAATGGGTTTGATTCCAAATGTTGTTTCTATACCATAGCTTTTTGCTTTATCGATGTTGAGATAAGTAGCACAACCACCAGTTGCGGCGCAAGTTTTGCCATTGATATTTTGTTTGTCTTTGGCGAAAGGAATAGGTGCTATTCTGTCTGTAAAATCCGTATAGAATCCCGTAAGACTTGCTGAAAAATAGTCATTATCGCTAAGAATGGATAATTCATAATTGACACTTGATTCTGGCTTAAGGTAAGGATTCCCATAAGTATGCGTTTTCCCTTGCTTACTAAGATTCACTATACCATTAATAAGATTAGAAAGAGCAGGGGTTTTATATCCTGTCGAAACCCCGCCTTTAATGCTTAGCCATTTATCAATAATATTATAGGCAATATAAGCGCGTGGGCTTGCGTTAGAACCAAAAGTAGAGTTGAAATTCCCACGCACACCCAATGTAAGAAAAAGTTTATCCCAAAAGACAAATTCCCCTTCGGCAAAAAGTGCGCCGATGTGTTGGTGTTGGAAGGCTTTGTTGCCCGTTGCTTGAAATACTTTATCTTTAAAGGTATTAAGCCAATATCTTCCACCCAAGCTGACATTGATGCCAAAGATTCGTAATAAATCAAAAAACATATTGGTTTTGTAGTCAAAGATAATGTCTTGAGCCGTAAGCTGTCTGCTATTTCCTGCTGCTACACCATATGCTGTCCTTAGATTATTGATAGTTGGTGCTTTGTCTGAAAAAGTCTCTGTAGGCACATAGCGGTTGGGATTTGCTGTAATATTGTATTGCAAACTCATATCTGTGCTTAAATATGAGATAACTGAAGGAGTGTTGGTATAATACCCTTTGTGTGCCAAAATAGCATTGAATCTGTAAAAATTCATCTCTGAACCATAGCCATTTTCAGCTCTTTTGCCTGCTTCACTTTTACTATCGGCAGCGTTGTAACCGCCCATAATTCCTTGCGAATTATCATAATGTTGTTGAGCATAATCAAGGTCAAGATACATCATGTTTTTAGAAATATTATTATCAGCAGTTTCTTTGCCATTCCACACGATACGCCCACCGATATTGTAAGTTTGTGCAGGAATAAGTCCTACGATGTTGCCTCTTGTGGCATTGGCATTTGTGCCATTTGTCGTAGGGACAATTTTAAGATTATTGCTAGAAACAAAATCACGCGTATAAACTCTTCCTCGCAATTGTAATCCCCAATTTTTTTCTTTATTGAGCGGTTGTGTAGTAAAGAAATTAAAACTTTGCGTGTTACCAAAAGCCTTTTTCTCTTGGAAAGTATAGTCATACCCAAAAAACGCCCCCGGTGAATCATAAGATTTTTTGGTGATAATATTGACTACCCCACCAATCGCATCGCTCCCATAAAGAGTGGAAGCAGGACCTCGTATCACTTCGATTCTGCTGATTGCAGAAAGCGGCGGCATAAAAGAAGTAACTGAATCGCTAAAGCCATTAGGGAAAAGGCTAGAATCTGCATTGATTCTCTTCCCATCAACAAGAATCAGTGTATATCCACTTGCTAGACCACGTATAGAGATTCCATAGCCGCCTGTCTTACCCACACTAGCATCTGTGCTTACGCCCGGCACATTGGCTAATGCTTCGGCTAAGTCTCGAATAGGGCGAGATTGCATTTCTTTAGGACTAACGACTGAAATTGATGCAGGGGCGAGAGTGTAGTCTTGCTCAAAGCCAGACGCAGTAACGACAGATTTTTCAAGTTTCACTTTGTGTATTTCTTCGTGTTCTTGAGTATTGTGTGTTTTTGTCGTATCATTATTGGGGTTTGCAGAATCTGCTAAAACATTTGTAAATAATAATGATAATATTAATGAAATATATGTAAATTTGTTCATAGATTCTCCTTTAAAAATAAATCAGATTAATAAAATTTTTTATAAATAATAAGAACGATTATTTATAAAAATCCCAACATAGCAAAGAAATTTAACACAATATAAAACGAAAGTAAAATTTAAAAAAGTTGTGAGATTTTGCTCCACAATCAAGGGAAACTACAGAGATTTAAAAAAACTTTGATGAGATGATAGTCAAAAAAATTCAAGCACGGGAAATGATTTCTAATGCCTTAATCACGCGTAAGATATGCTCTTTATCGTTTTTAGAATCAATATGAGAATGACGCTGTGATGAAGCATTAGAATAAGAAGGAATGGTTACTAATATCTTTTGTGCGAAAAACGCAATAGACGAATCCAGTGCCATATTGTGAGGTAAATTTGGAATCTCTTGTTTTCCGAGTTTGTATTCGACCATTTTTTGGTAAAGGCTGTTTTTGTCAAATTCATCTTTAATGACTACGCCCGTGTCAAAAATGGCGATCTTATCGCGTTTGGTTTCGTCATAAATCGCTGTCTTTTTGCTACCGCCAATCATCATCTCGCGCACCTTGATAGGACTAAGCCACGAGACATTAAGCGTAATGATGATGCCAGATTCTAATTCAATATTGATATTTGCCAACGCATCGTTAGGATAATCAAGATATTTGGTTTTAAAAGTAGAAACTTTCTTGATATGTAGCCCGACAAGATAATCGATAATGCTTAAGTCATGGATTGCCAAATCCCAAATCACATCGACATTGCTTTGAAATAATCCTAGATTAATGCGCCTTGCATTGATATAGACGATTTCACCAAAGTCAGCAATATGTTCTTTGAGATAATTCACTGCTGGAGAGTGTAGAAAAATATGATCGCAATAAAGTTGCACATTTTGTTTTTGCGCAAGATCGTAGAGTTTGTAGGCTTCTTGAAGATCTGTTGTGAGTGGCTTTTCGACAAAGGTATGCTTGTGATGTTCTAAGGCGGCTTTAGTCAGTGTGAAATGTGTATGCGGAGGCGTGATAATGAAAATCGCTTCAATAGATTCATCACACAAAATGCTTTCATAGCTCGGATAAAGTGTAAAGTCATAAAGTGAGCGTGCGTTTTCAAGTGCGTTTGAATCTTCATCATAGATACATACAAGCTTAAAAGCGGGATTTACGCTGATAGCTTTTGCGACATTTCGTCCCCAATATCCATAACCAATAAGTGCGCATTTGATAGGCATAAGTCCTCTTTTAGATGCTTTAGATTCAAAAACTTATTATACTATAAGTTAAGAATCTAGCGCAAAACTCTAGCTTTCGTTTATTTTTCCATATTTGATATTTTTTGTTTCAGCTCATTTTTGCGGTTTTGAAATTTCCTAAACTTGCCGAAGGTGAGAGCATTCAAGATTCTGTATCGTTTGAGTTTGGCTTTGTAGATAGGGAGGTAAGAATATTCTTTGATTGTAAGGGAGAGCTTGTGTGTGATATGATCGTGCAAGATTATTTCATACAAGGGGCAAAGCCTTGCATATCGCCAAAATTCATAGCCGTATGCAATATCTAGCTTATTCCAAGGTTTATAGTGAA carries:
- the ccoO gene encoding cytochrome-c oxidase, cbb3-type subunit II translates to MFSFLEKNPFFFAVAFLVVFSIAGLVEVIPGFAKKAQPIEGLKPYSLLETAGRQVYISEGCYNCHSQLIRPFKAETDRYGAYSLSGEYAYDRPFLWGSKRTGPDLHRIGDSRSTDWHDGHMRDPKSRVPGSIMPAYEHLYNKNANFETAFAEAYTQKVVFGVPYDVEGGVQIGAEGFDKTPESMAKAKALFMQEAQAIVDDMISQDVKDAFARGEVKEIVALIAYMNSLSQARRTATQAQ
- a CDS encoding DUF4006 family protein, which gives rise to MNGLFGLNGLTGFIIAVVLLLSIVAGLGTCAILTQKSVATQYYKIDQKDSIQQISTDNAKYRVDAK
- a CDS encoding cytochrome c oxidase, cbb3-type, CcoQ subunit, yielding MWAASIMETIIEYQKIIYLVVTLLLVAFLYGYIYHLYSSQRKGIKDYEKYANLALNDNLDDELIEPRNKTK
- a CDS encoding prepilin-type N-terminal cleavage/methylation domain-containing protein encodes the protein MRHCRHHRAFSLFEVLVCIVLLGIISVVCGYILLDLSKNLALQQKINDQHYRIALLKLENIMQTALAESISVDNKPLDSVFSQGQLYFISFDRQKIFGGGDKTFTQAQIQNGILMPAVSLSIDSHSDSTLSFKTLYGWHQNQKLYLISNTPSALSLEERFFAPNPKDIYTITHINTNTLTLDHTPEHTPRIALPLDSQPHKIEFKDRILWLDDTPIALNVSSFSITPHIFTLGENTQSFLEFTLCYPFHQTSLCESGGIWLESIVDWL
- a CDS encoding c-type cytochrome, which gives rise to MNWSDNITTLGLLGAFIILVLTIFVMGVYLKKIRDGKADGETMGESWDGIGEQANNLPVGWAACFLGVLIWGLWYIFLGYPLNAYSQIGEYNKEVQKYNDKYASVWEQLPETEKQEMGKNIFLVQCSQCHGLSAEGMNGKARDLTKWAKEDGIVEIIKTGGKGLDYLAGEMIPVEMSDDDAKAIAAYVMQDISEVKSTKYPLEVSKGKELFVTMTCTTCHGDDGKGMDGFAPDLTKYGTTEFLSEVLNKGKKGMIGIMPSFDYANFAPTQKDALNVFIRSLESKDE
- a CDS encoding HugZ family heme oxygenase gives rise to the protein MSYQNIIEHMNAHHQDAMIDLCKKFGNATHVENVRLDKVDFIGLDLVYNDNISLRVEFPQKCDENTLKDSIIKLCQSAKAPDTQAIATEIADFKKEFGSILIASINAEGEAICSYAPLIQIHNQLYIYISEVAEHFSSIQANPSKIEIMFLEDECKAKSVILRKRLRYRANARFVERDTQEFNDALKALESLMGGAGGIKTIKTMTDFHLIALETKKGRFVKGFGQAYDILPDGQIVYIGGKGNPHSRNPHKH
- the tilS gene encoding tRNA lysidine(34) synthetase TilS; translation: MSIYDKLSADTHRLKTSQNLLGFSGGVDSVGLFFILQHLNIPFDIAIINYHTREQSLQEVAYAKQLSTTYHKKCFVKDAPLGFTSNFESQARQIRYAFFDEIIVNHQYTHLILAHQLNDHFEWILMQFAKGAGLGNLVGFDTQRKTPQGDYKIIRPLAMIPKNDIYQYCFDNALTFFEDESNQDMRFKRNFFRKNFSDPFIQAFPNGVAKSLLYLQEDKNILLNLIKPKYLELSWKDLNKSNQKYRIFSINKKHLEKKAYLVLLHVDKIAKELGCVLSQSQRQEIIRTHFSCEIQHRLIITHNTHCIFITHKINEDVICADMGKKVMLLPMNKSFKQKCGNLKIPPKLRKPLWLIFCASNMLDSHCDNAKDYYFKTKINIFFKQFGNFFTP
- the ccoN gene encoding cytochrome-c oxidase, cbb3-type subunit I encodes the protein MQANTLEYDYSIAKLFVFSAMAFGFVGLLIGVVIAFQMAFPDLNYLASEYGTFGRLRPLHTNGIIYGFTLSGIWASWYYLGQRVLKITYKEHPFLRVVGLAHFWIYIVLMALAVVSLFGGLTQSKEYSELIWPLDIMVVVVWVLWGVSLFGSMGVRREQTIYISLWYFIATFIGISALYIFNNLSVPTYFIAGVGSFFHSISFYAGTNDAMVQWWWGHNAVAFVFTSGIIGLIYYFLPKESGQPIFSYKLTLFSFWGLMFIYIWAGGHHLIYSTTPDWIQTLGSVFSVILILPSWGTAINMLLTMRGQWHQIKESPMIKFLILASTWYMLTTLEGPIQSIRSVNGLAHFTDWIIGHVHDAALGWVGFMVIAACFHMVPRIFKKELYSKKLMDAQFWIMTTGIILYFSSMWIAGITQGMMWRDVDEYGSLAYSFIDTVISLFPYYLIRAIGGLMYLTGFIMFIYNILMTISSGRVLEKEPQNATPMAI